AACCTTCTTTTTACGTATGGTTCCAAGCGGAGTAATTTATGATAAAGCTAGGCTTTTAATAGGTCCTGGCGTTTCAATAAACCCAAATATTTTACTAAAAGAAATTGAAGAAACTTCATGCCAAAATAGAATTGGTATAGATAGACAATGCGCAATTATTGAAGAAAAACATATTCAACAAGAAACGCAATCCAACCATTTATCAAAAAAAATAGGTTCAACTAAAAGCGGTGTTGGAGCATGCAACTCTGAAAGAGCATTAAGATTAGTTAAGTTAGCTAAAGATGTTTCTGAGCTTCAACCTTACATTACTGATGTCCCGCTAGAATTATGGACTGCTTTAAAAAATGGGGAAAATATTTTAATTGAAGGGACTCAAGGTACTTTTCTTTCATTATATCATGGAACATACCCATATTGCACTTCTAAAGATGTTTGTGCTTCAGCTATTTGTTCAGATGTTGGAATTGGACCAACATCGGTAGATAAAGTTATAGTTGTTTTTAAAGCTTATGTAACAAGGGTAGGAGAAGGACCATTAGAAGGGGAGTTAAGTAGAGAAGAAGTTATTCGAAAAGGATGGCTTGAATATGGAACTGTTACTAGAAGAGAAAGAAGAGCTGCACCCTTTAATTTTGAATTAGCTAAAAGAGCTGTGTTACTAAATGGAGCAACAGATGTGGCTATAACAAAAATTGATGTTGTTTATCCTGGTTGTGTTGGAGCAAGAAAATACGATGAATTATCAAGAGAAGCTAAAAACTTTATAGAGGAAGTTGAAAGGAAACTAAATGTTCCAGTAACTTTAATAAGTACTGGTCCAGATGCTGAAGATGTAATAGATAGGCGTATTTAACTTGTTTTTCTAACTTTTCTAATTAATTTAATAACTTGTTTAATTTTTTCATAAGCTGTTTTTGGTTCTTTATCTATAAGCTTTAAAACTTCTTTAAGTAAATTTTGCGCTTTAATTAAAGTTTCTTCAATAGAATCAGTTAGGAAATTATTATTTAGATTTGGATTAAAGTCAATTAAGTTATTAAATAATGATAAAGCAAGAGCTGCGTAATCCAATTCTAAAGTAACTTTCCAAAGATTAAACTCTAAAGATTTTTTGTCCTTAAGGTTTTGAAGAGTTTCATCTAAAAGTTTTATGCTTTCATTAATAGCTTCAACAGCATCTTTCAAGTAAAAGAAACCTCTCTATATAAAAATATTTTAAATTTTTAAAACTAACAAAAAACGTGAAATATTTATTTTACTGTAACGGATTTTGCTAAATTTCTAGGTTTATCAGGATCGAAACCTCTCAATAATGCTAATTGATAAGATAAAATTTGAATAGGAATTATTTGACATATAGGGTTAGCTTCTTCAACTTCAGGAACTTTAATTAAAAAATCGAATGGAGAATAATTTTCTGGAGAAACTCCAATTATATATCCGCCTCTACTTTTAATTTCTATAGCATTCGATAAAATTTCTTCTTTATTTTCTTTTGAAACAAAAACTATACAGGGAGTATTATTCTCGATTAAAGCTATTGGTCCATGTTTTAATTCTCCTCCAGCAAACGCTTCAGCATGAATGTACGCAACTTCCTTAATTTTTAAAGCTGCTTCTAAAGCTGTAGGATACTGTAAGCCTTTACCTATAAGAAATATATGTTGAGCATCCTTTAGTTTTTCAGCTAATTTTTTAATATAGTTTCTCATTGTTTCTGAAGTTAAATTATAAATTATGTTCCATAAATATTTCAGTTTCTTTTTTCCTTCATTATATTTTTCAGCTGCAGTATAAGCTAAAAGAAGGAAAATAGCTAATTGGGAAGTGTAAGTTTTAGTTGATAAAACTGAAATTTCAGGTCCGGAACGCATTAATAAAGATTTATCAGAATTTCTATAAAGAGATGAGCCTTTAACATTTACTATAGAAATTACTTTACATCCTTTTTCTTTTGCTAATTCAACCGCTTCTAATACATCAGCTGTTTCTCCACTTTGAGAAACAGCTATAACTAAAGTTTTTTCATTAAGTAGCTGTGAATAATTCGAGAATTCTGAAGCTAACACTACTGAAACATAAAGTTTAGATATTTTTGAGAAAAGATAACTTGCAGATAAACAAGCATGATAAGAGCTTCCACAACCAACAAGAAAAACTTTTTCTGCTTTTTTTATTTCTTTAACCACTTCAAAAAGAATTTTTTCATCTTGTTCTGCAGCTTTTTGAATTGTTTCCACTTGTTCTAAGATCTCTTTAATCATAAAATGATTAAAGTCACCTTTTTCAACCTGCTCTAAACTCCAATCGATTGTGTAAATCTCTCTGTTAACTTCCTTTTCTTCATTTAAATTGTAGATTTTTAAGTTGTTGTTACTTAAAATAGCTAAATCTTTATCGTAAAGATAAATGACTTTTTTTGTGTATTTTAAAAAAGCAGGGATATCGCTTGATGCAAAATAAAAATTATCTCCCACACCTATAACAAGTGGAGATTTGCTTCTGCATGCGATAATCTTTTTTTCTTCAGCATGAATTGCTAAAATAGCGTAGCTTCCTTTAAGCTTTTTTAAAGCTTCTATTGAAGCTTTCTCAAATGTTTTACCTTTCCTCATTTCAAACTCAATTAAATTTGGAATAACCTCAGTATCTGTTTCACTATAGAATTTAAAACCCTCATTTTCAAGCATCAGTTTTAAACTTTCATAATTTTCAATTATACCATTGTGGACTACAGCAATTTTCTTATTGTTAGAAATGTGAGGATGCGCATTATCTTTAGTAACTGCTCCATGAGTGCTCCAACGTGTATGAGCGATTCCTATGTTTCCTGGAAGCTGAGTAAAATTTAATCGCGTATTAACTTCATCCACTTTACCTACGTCTTTTTTTATAAATATTTTATTGTTAAAAATTGTTGCCATACCGCAAGAATCGTATCCTCTATACTCTAAGCTTTTAAGCGAAGCTAATAATATTTCGCTTGCTTTTCCTTCGCCTATATATCCTGTTATCCCGCACAAATTAGTTTAACACCAAAAAAATCAAAAATTTAGTTGCACGTTTTAGTTTTGTATTATTTAAATATTATTAAAAATAGTTTTTTACTAAAGATGAATTTTTAATTTTTAATTTTTATTTAAAAACTTTCATTATTAAAATAGAAATATTAATATTAAAAATAGGATTAATTCATTAATTGGATTAAAATGTCTTTCCTTATTTTAAAAACTAAAAGCAAAAAATATACTATTTTAACACAAATTTTAAAGGATCCCAAAATAGCTTTAGATGTTTTGCAACCTTTAAGATGGAAGATTCTAAATGAATTATTAAAGAAGCCTTTATGCGCAAAAGATTTAGCTTCTATTTTAAATATAACTGTACAAACTGCTTCTTATCATTTAAAAAAACTTAATGAAGATGGTTTAATAAAATTGGTTAAAATAGTAGAGAAGCGGGGGGCTATAGCTAAATATTATGTGGCAGAGTTAAACGCTTTAACAATATTGTTTAATCCAATACTAGAAGAAGTTTTAAAAAGTGATTTTGAATCACTAAGTAGATCTATATCCTTTTTAACTCCATTATTAGAGGATGGAAAATTTAATGCTAAAATAATTGTTGGAAGCCCTGATATTCATGGGGAATACAAATCCAGAGCTAGATGCGCTGGATACGCTGTTGATTTAGCTTTATTTTTAGGTTCATTTTTACCTATCACTGAGGATTTAGTAACGAAATTAGATACAGAAGTGAATGATAAAGATCTTGAAAAAAACTTGATTTTAATTGGTGGTCCTAAAGTAAATATGGTTACTTTAAAAATTAACGAGTTTTTACCAATATTTTTTGATTTAAGTGAAGGAAGCGCTATAATTTCTAAAGTTTCAGGAAGAATTTTTAGAGGAGAAGAAGAGGGAACAATCCAATTAATTCAAAACCCATTTAATTTAAAATCTAAAATTCTAGTTTTAGCTGGAAATACACATATTGGAACAAGAGCTTCAATTGTTGGTTTTATAAAGCATTTATCTAAAGTTGCTCAAGGAAATTCATGGAATAAAGATGTAATTGCTAAAGTCGTTAGTGGAATAGATTTAGATAGCGATGGAATAATTGATGATGTAGAATTTTTGGAGTGAAAACTATTTTATAAAACACTTTCTATCTAAAAAATTGAATATGAAAACAATTGTTTTTTCAATGTTTAATTAAATTTAGTTTATTAATAAGGCTTTTAAAATGGCTATGTCTAGATTAAAAATGGATTCAAAAAAAGATTTCGTAACAATAGAGAATGTTGTTGCTTCAACATCACTTAATCAAAGGTTAGATTTAGATTCTATTTCAAAAGCTTTCCCAAATGTTGAATATCGACCAGAACATTTTCCAGGTTTAATCTATAAACTAAGGAAGCCTAGAACATCAACTTTAATTTTCAGCTCTGGAAAAATGATTTGCACAGGAGCTAAATCTGAGTATCAAGCTAAAAAGGCAATAATGAAAATTATTGAAACATTAAGGAATAATGGCATTATTATAATTGGGAAACCTGAAATAAAAATACAAAACATTGTTGCTTCAGCAGATTTAAAAGGTGAAATAGATTTAGAGCAGGCAGCAAACTTTCTTGAAAGAACAATTTATGAACCTGATCAATTTCCAGCCTTAATCTATAAAATGGTTGAACCTAAAGTTGTTGTTCTTCTCTTTTCTAGAGGAAAACTTATATGCGCTGGAGGAAAAAAAGAATCTGAAGTTAAAGAAGCTATAAAAAAACTTAAGGAAACCCTTGAAGAAATGGGAATTATCGCTTATAGAGAGGTAACACCTTTATCACCAATTTCATTTTAAGATTTTTCCAGTTTCCATAAACCAAAGGTATAAATCTAACTCTGCTAAAGTTAAATCAACTTTTTTAGCTAACATTTCTAAAATACTTTCTATTTCAAAGTATACTTTTTTAGTTAAAGATTTTGAATTGTTAGATATGAAGCCATATTTTGAAAGGATACGTAGAATATGCCTATCTATAATTGCTAAATTAAAGTAGCCTACGTTTCTTAGAAAGTGGCTTGCTTCTTTAAACCCTAACCCCTTAATGTTTTTAACTAACCATTCTCTACAATTTTTAACATTAGAAAAACTTAAAACTATATCTTTAATATTTTTATAGTTTCTAGCTTTAACTATGAATTCAGCTCTTTTAGCGTAAAATCTATGACCTAACATTTTAAGTTTTAAGGTTAATTCTTTTAATGGAAGAGTTAAAAATCCGTTAGCTCCAATTTCTTTTTGAATTTTTACTCCTAATTCAGCTGATGAATTTGCTGTTAAAATGCAAAAGCAAAGCTCTGAAAACCAATCTTCATTAGATTTTAAAATAAAGCTTTTAAATTCTTGAATTCTTTCCTTAACTAAATTTTCTATTTCACTTTGTTTTAATTCAATTATTTTCTTAATTAATTTTTGTTTTGCATTATTATTACATTCTTTCAGCAAGTTTTATCCCTACAAGCTCCATAACAGTTTTAATCACTGTTTTAACAGCGTAAATCAAAAACACTCTTGCTTTTTTTAGTTCTTCATCTAGAACATGAGTTACATCAATTTTTTCATAATACTCATGAAAGTTTTCAGCTAAAGCATTTGCAAAATTAATTAAATTTTCAGGTTTTAAATTATCAACAGCATTTTTAAAAACTTCAGGAAACTTTATTATTTTTAAAAGTATTTCCTTCTCCAATGGGTGTGTTAATTTAGATGCATCAATTTTATCAAGTGTTACTCCAGCTTTCTTTAAAATTCCATTTGCTCTAGTATAAGCGTAATTTATGAATGGTGCACTGTTTCTTTCAAAGTTTAGTATTTTATCCCAATTAAAAACAACTGTTTTTAAAGGTTCAACTGATAGAAGCGCATATTTAATTGATGCTATTCCAACTCTTTTAGCTATTTCCATTTTTTCCTCTTCAGAGAGAGAAGATCTTTTTGAAACTTCTTGATAAGCTCTTTTTATAGCTTCATCAATAACTTCATCTAAGGTTACAATTCTTCCTCTTCTACTTGACATTTTAAATCCAGGCAGCTCTACGAGACCAAAAGCTAAATGTTTAAGTTTTAATGCTAAATCACCTTTTCCTAAACAAAATAAAGCTATTTTAAGTTGAAGTTGAGCTAAACTTTGTTCAGCGCCTATAACATTTATAACTTCATCAGCTAAATTAAATTTTTTAATTGTATAAGCTATATCACGAGTTATATAAAGAGTTGTTCCATCTGATCTAACTAAAGTTAATGAAGGAAGATGATATCCTAGACTAATGTTTAATACTCGTCTTAAAGAA
This is a stretch of genomic DNA from Candidatus Bathyarchaeota archaeon. It encodes these proteins:
- a CDS encoding adenylosuccinate synthetase, coding for MPCTVVVGGFFGDEGKGKLISYLALHDKPALIARGGVGPNAGHTVKFKDKTFFLRMVPSGVIYDKARLLIGPGVSINPNILLKEIEETSCQNRIGIDRQCAIIEEKHIQQETQSNHLSKKIGSTKSGVGACNSERALRLVKLAKDVSELQPYITDVPLELWTALKNGENILIEGTQGTFLSLYHGTYPYCTSKDVCASAICSDVGIGPTSVDKVIVVFKAYVTRVGEGPLEGELSREEVIRKGWLEYGTVTRRERRAAPFNFELAKRAVLLNGATDVAITKIDVVYPGCVGARKYDELSREAKNFIEEVERKLNVPVTLISTGPDAEDVIDRRI
- a CDS encoding TATA-box-binding protein, producing MDSKKDFVTIENVVASTSLNQRLDLDSISKAFPNVEYRPEHFPGLIYKLRKPRTSTLIFSSGKMICTGAKSEYQAKKAIMKIIETLRNNGIIIIGKPEIKIQNIVASADLKGEIDLEQAANFLERTIYEPDQFPALIYKMVEPKVVVLLFSRGKLICAGGKKESEVKEAIKKLKETLEEMGIIAYREVTPLSPISF
- a CDS encoding S-layer protein, translating into MSFLILKTKSKKYTILTQILKDPKIALDVLQPLRWKILNELLKKPLCAKDLASILNITVQTASYHLKKLNEDGLIKLVKIVEKRGAIAKYYVAELNALTILFNPILEEVLKSDFESLSRSISFLTPLLEDGKFNAKIIVGSPDIHGEYKSRARCAGYAVDLALFLGSFLPITEDLVTKLDTEVNDKDLEKNLILIGGPKVNMVTLKINEFLPIFFDLSEGSAIISKVSGRIFRGEEEGTIQLIQNPFNLKSKILVLAGNTHIGTRASIVGFIKHLSKVAQGNSWNKDVIAKVVSGIDLDSDGIIDDVEFLE
- the glmS gene encoding glutamine--fructose-6-phosphate transaminase (isomerizing) translates to MCGITGYIGEGKASEILLASLKSLEYRGYDSCGMATIFNNKIFIKKDVGKVDEVNTRLNFTQLPGNIGIAHTRWSTHGAVTKDNAHPHISNNKKIAVVHNGIIENYESLKLMLENEGFKFYSETDTEVIPNLIEFEMRKGKTFEKASIEALKKLKGSYAILAIHAEEKKIIACRSKSPLVIGVGDNFYFASSDIPAFLKYTKKVIYLYDKDLAILSNNNLKIYNLNEEKEVNREIYTIDWSLEQVEKGDFNHFMIKEILEQVETIQKAAEQDEKILFEVVKEIKKAEKVFLVGCGSSYHACLSASYLFSKISKLYVSVVLASEFSNYSQLLNEKTLVIAVSQSGETADVLEAVELAKEKGCKVISIVNVKGSSLYRNSDKSLLMRSGPEISVLSTKTYTSQLAIFLLLAYTAAEKYNEGKKKLKYLWNIIYNLTSETMRNYIKKLAEKLKDAQHIFLIGKGLQYPTALEAALKIKEVAYIHAEAFAGGELKHGPIALIENNTPCIVFVSKENKEEILSNAIEIKSRGGYIIGVSPENYSPFDFLIKVPEVEEANPICQIIPIQILSYQLALLRGFDPDKPRNLAKSVTVK
- a CDS encoding N-glycosylase/DNA lyase codes for the protein MKECNNNAKQKLIKKIIELKQSEIENLVKERIQEFKSFILKSNEDWFSELCFCILTANSSAELGVKIQKEIGANGFLTLPLKELTLKLKMLGHRFYAKRAEFIVKARNYKNIKDIVLSFSNVKNCREWLVKNIKGLGFKEASHFLRNVGYFNLAIIDRHILRILSKYGFISNNSKSLTKKVYFEIESILEMLAKKVDLTLAELDLYLWFMETGKILK